The Corynebacterium suranareeae genome window below encodes:
- a CDS encoding quinone oxidoreductase family protein → MTQVQENVPELMRALVTREVGSEPIMDIADVPVPKWRPGYSLIRVKAASINQLSNTIRKGGFGHTPVPLIQGNDGAGTIVTSERYPAGTRVSAIGGNTFGITEDGMFAEYALIPDGLVTPISANLKWSEAGAFGINFLTAYGAIQRAGGVSAGQNVLITGATGGVGNALVQTVSALGAKPIAVVSTEKKAEYLRDSGIITIDLSTDNVVEKVSELTDSLGVTLVLDPVGGPLFPELQRSLSRQGTLVSIGFTAGNTPQVDLLDLIAGDKRILGYSVNDESESWVSEGLAAIADLAERGLLKPRIDSTVTLANFEEGYARLISRRAVGSIVAMID, encoded by the coding sequence GTGACCCAAGTACAAGAAAACGTTCCAGAACTGATGCGCGCACTTGTCACCCGTGAAGTAGGTAGTGAACCAATAATGGACATTGCCGACGTTCCTGTACCAAAGTGGCGTCCAGGATATTCACTAATTCGTGTAAAAGCCGCAAGCATTAATCAACTATCCAACACGATCCGCAAAGGTGGATTTGGGCATACTCCAGTGCCATTAATCCAAGGTAACGATGGTGCCGGCACTATCGTGACAAGTGAGCGGTATCCCGCTGGAACACGGGTAAGCGCAATTGGTGGCAATACGTTTGGGATTACCGAAGATGGAATGTTTGCTGAATACGCCCTGATTCCAGACGGTCTTGTCACCCCAATTTCCGCCAATCTCAAATGGTCAGAGGCGGGAGCGTTCGGGATAAACTTCCTGACTGCATATGGCGCTATTCAGCGGGCTGGAGGTGTAAGCGCAGGACAAAATGTGCTTATTACTGGCGCAACAGGAGGCGTAGGTAATGCGCTTGTGCAAACTGTAAGCGCACTTGGAGCAAAGCCCATTGCAGTTGTGTCAACTGAAAAGAAAGCCGAGTACTTACGCGACAGCGGGATTATCACCATTGATTTATCAACGGACAACGTTGTGGAAAAAGTCAGTGAACTTACGGACAGTTTGGGTGTCACACTTGTGCTAGACCCGGTTGGTGGACCATTATTTCCTGAACTTCAGCGAAGCCTTAGCCGTCAAGGAACGCTGGTGTCCATTGGATTTACTGCAGGTAATACTCCTCAGGTTGATCTTCTTGACCTTATCGCCGGCGACAAGCGGATCTTAGGCTATTCAGTAAATGATGAGTCTGAATCCTGGGTAAGTGAGGGGCTTGCTGCCATTGCTGATTTAGCAGAACGTGGGCTTTTAAAGCCACGAATTGATTCGACGGTTACGTTGGCTAACTTCGAGGAAGGATATGCACGGTTAATCTCGCGGAGAGCTGTCGGTTCGATAGTGGCGATGATCGATTAA
- a CDS encoding tannase/feruloyl esterase family alpha/beta hydrolase, with protein MAAAVVAATLLVASCSTSTVESPSPISSSTSPASIDNQKCEKLVGFTIAPEAIGSADMPSGKAIITEAISMSAASAGTTSDGSAVDNPGNSTSIKTPAVPDHCQVTGSIDPLTNEAQPIGFRLSLPLEWNGNAIQLGGGGFNGTFRDTAGYISGQHSTGSTLTPLMRGYATINTDSGHAIANSPSSTSSSPTSQADATFDFALNDEMFQNFATDAYKKAKDASAAVIEEFYSHPAEKWMWFGSSEGGREGMLMAQQFPDDFDGIFAQNPVIGWSGLFTNFINTVQAVEKNDKAGAFDKGDILLVAQKTTETCDELDGIEDGVVSNYLACNDAMTPVLDELRCTDDSQQNCLSDDQMNVLSVVFTETELTPDLPSGMQSYPAFLFGGEMWSLADKIGDDPSLSYGDKDYANYLKYGVGAGKFVFSDDSNVDVVNDLDLNKIPNEVARVSSQMDTLNPDLSEFEANGGKLILHECTSDFAQSPAMGMNYYESVQDTVGSDNIDNFFRFFVSPGLDHGCGGTIDPDSIDENGTTTLGAQTSDGTKNGVPRNADWVTILEDWVLNGEEPGTEIVVTANSPADPFEVLASRPICAYPAYPHYEQGDASKAESYFCRVGKNSIRG; from the coding sequence ATGGCTGCAGCAGTCGTTGCTGCAACGTTGTTAGTCGCGAGTTGCTCCACATCAACTGTTGAATCGCCATCTCCAATCTCATCTTCAACCTCCCCTGCCAGCATTGATAACCAAAAGTGTGAGAAATTAGTCGGTTTCACAATTGCCCCCGAAGCAATTGGATCCGCCGATATGCCCTCTGGCAAGGCAATTATCACTGAAGCCATAAGCATGTCCGCAGCTTCTGCAGGTACCACATCAGACGGGTCAGCTGTGGATAACCCCGGAAATTCCACCTCTATTAAAACTCCGGCTGTCCCTGACCATTGCCAAGTCACAGGAAGCATTGATCCTTTAACTAACGAGGCTCAACCGATAGGTTTTCGTCTCAGTCTTCCACTCGAATGGAATGGTAACGCTATTCAATTGGGTGGCGGTGGATTCAACGGCACGTTCCGTGACACTGCAGGGTATATCTCCGGACAGCATTCCACGGGTAGCACCCTCACCCCTTTAATGCGCGGATACGCAACCATCAATACGGACTCAGGACACGCCATTGCCAACAGCCCAAGCAGCACATCTTCATCACCAACATCCCAGGCAGATGCGACCTTCGATTTTGCTCTTAATGACGAAATGTTCCAGAACTTCGCTACAGATGCATATAAAAAAGCAAAAGATGCGAGTGCAGCGGTAATTGAAGAGTTCTACTCACATCCAGCGGAAAAGTGGATGTGGTTCGGCAGCTCCGAGGGTGGACGTGAAGGAATGCTGATGGCGCAACAGTTCCCGGATGATTTCGACGGAATATTTGCCCAAAACCCAGTAATTGGCTGGTCAGGACTTTTCACAAACTTTATTAACACCGTCCAAGCTGTAGAGAAAAATGATAAAGCAGGTGCATTCGATAAAGGGGATATTCTTCTTGTTGCCCAAAAAACCACTGAAACATGTGATGAGCTTGATGGAATCGAAGACGGAGTAGTAAGCAACTATCTCGCCTGTAACGATGCAATGACACCAGTGCTCGATGAACTTCGCTGCACTGATGATTCTCAACAAAATTGTTTGTCTGACGATCAAATGAATGTCTTGAGTGTTGTGTTTACCGAAACTGAATTGACCCCAGACCTACCAAGTGGAATGCAGAGCTATCCGGCATTCTTATTTGGAGGTGAAATGTGGTCACTTGCAGATAAGATTGGCGACGACCCAAGTCTTTCTTATGGAGATAAAGACTACGCCAACTATCTTAAATATGGTGTCGGAGCAGGAAAATTTGTTTTCTCTGATGATTCCAACGTCGATGTTGTCAATGATTTAGACCTTAATAAAATACCTAACGAAGTGGCCAGAGTATCTTCACAGATGGATACTCTCAATCCAGATCTGAGCGAATTTGAGGCCAATGGAGGCAAGCTAATTCTTCACGAATGCACAAGCGACTTCGCCCAGAGCCCAGCAATGGGGATGAACTACTATGAAAGTGTTCAAGACACTGTTGGATCTGACAACATTGATAACTTCTTCCGCTTCTTCGTTTCTCCAGGATTGGACCACGGCTGCGGAGGAACTATAGATCCTGACTCTATTGACGAAAATGGGACAACAACCTTGGGCGCTCAAACCAGCGATGGGACGAAAAACGGAGTTCCACGAAATGCAGACTGGGTCACCATACTTGAGGATTGGGTATTGAATGGAGAGGAACCCGGAACTGAGATAGTAGTCACCGCAAATTCTCCGGCAGATCCATTCGAGGTTCTCGCAAGTCGCCCAATCTGTGCATACCCCGCCTACCCTCATTACGAGCAAGGTGACGCTAGTAAGGCGGAATCTTATTTCTGCCGAGTGGGTAAGAATTCAATCCGTGGTTAG